The sequence below is a genomic window from Salinispira pacifica.
GGCTTCCTTCCTACGGTCCCGAGATGCGGGGGGAACGGCAAATGCCAGCGTGATCCTTTCTCAAAAGGAGATCGGCAGTCCCGTTGTGGATTATCCCAACAGTCTGATCGCCATGAACCGACCCAGCCTGCTTCAGTTTGTGGATAAGGTTCAGTCCGGCGGACTGATCATCGTGAATTCCTCGGTGGTGCAGGACAAGGTTGAGCGGGATGATCTGCGGGTAATTTACGTTCCGGCAACAGATATGGCCAAGGATGCGGGATTGATAAACGCCGCAAACATGATTGTGCTCACCCTCTATCTGCTTGAAAAAGAGGTGGTTGATATAGAAACCCTGAAAGCTGTTGTACCCCTGAGTCTGAAAAAGAAGGAATATCTGGATATCAACCTCAGGCTGATAGAGAAGGCCGCTGAATATCACCGGGAATATAAAGACTGATTCCAGCCGTCGGCAAAAGGAGAAAGCTGCATGAGTTCTGCACCGTCTGTGGAACCGGACACCAGACAGATAATACTGGTAATCAACCCCGGTTCCACCAGCACCAAGCTTGCCCTCTATGAAATGGAAGGCGTGAATCTGCGGGAGCTGGAAGAGCAAAGTATCAGCCACCAGCCCGGGGAGATACAAAGTTTTACAGCCGTGGCCGATCAGGCCGATTTCCGGACCAGGGCTGCGGAGGAGTTTCTCTCCGCTTCCTGGAAACACCAGGGGCTGGAAAACGATGGCGCATTACAAGCGGTCATCGGCCGGGGAGGCCTGCTGGCCCCCCTGGCCGGAGGTGTCTACCGGGTGAGTTCCTATATGCTCGGGGATCTCTCCTCGGGCGTATACGGCGAGCATGCAAGCAATCTGGGGGGGATCATTGCGCGAAAAATCGCAGATTCAGCTCCCGGACGCTACAGCCCCGGGGACGGTGGGCCCGTGGAGGCATATATTGCCGATCCGGTGGTGGTGGATGAGCTGATGGATGAGGCGCGCCCCAGCGGACTGCCGGGGATGGACCGTCGCAGCATTTTTCATGCACTGAACCAGAAAGCCTGCGCCCGGAAGATCGCCGGAAGGCTCAAACGGCGTTACGAGGACTGCAATTTCATCGTTGCGCATATGGGCGGAGGTATATCCGTGGGGGCTCACCGGCAGGGCCGGGTGGTTGATGTGAACAATGCCTTAGATGGAGATGGGCCCTTCTCCCCGGAACGCTGCGGAGGTCTGCCTGCCGGCCAGCTCATGGAAGAAGTGATCCGCAGCTATGCCGAAACCGGCGGAGTTCCGGCGATTCACGATCCGGTGCATCGGGAATTAAAAAAGCGGCTGGTGGGCCGGGGAGGCCTGGTAGCCTACCTGGGGCACAGCGATCTCCGGAAAATCCAGGAGGAAAACTCCTCATCCGGCAAAGCCGGGAACCGGGAGTACTCCAGCGAACTGATTATCAATTCCATGATTCACCAGATTGCCAAAGAGGTGGCCCAGCATGGAGCAACCCTCCAGGGCGATGTGGACGGAATTATCCTCACCGGCGGCCTTGCTCACAGCAGCCGCATTATCCGCGGACTGGAGGCGAAGCTTTCCTGGCTGGGGAAAATTTTCGTGATTCCCGGAGAGGGGGAAATGGAGGCTCTGGCGGAAAACGCCCGGGCAGCGCTCAGAGGGGATCGTGAGCTGAAGGAGTATGACCCAGATCAGCCCCGCCAGGATCAGAAGCACCGGCAGGAAGACCGGTAAAAAACCAGTATTCAATGGACAGTGCACCAAAGCTTGTGAAAAATATATGTTTCGAAAAAATCGACCGTACTGGTAGTGTCTGGTGTTTTTCAGGCACTACATATGTTGGTTTTTGTTGGAAAAAGTAGTGCTTCACAAGCTTCCGTGCACTGGCTAATCAATACGAAGGACGGAAGCGTAGATGCGACTTGAAGAATTTTTTGTACCTCCGGTGAAACGCCGCGTTGCGGTACCCTTTCCCTATGAGCCGGCACTCCTGGAAACCACTTCAGCCGCAGCCGTGGAGGGTTGGGCGGAATTCCTGTTCATCGGTGAAACGGCGAAAATAGAAGAACTTGCCTCGGCGGCGGGAATGGATCCGGGCCATTACCGCTGCATAGAATCCACCCGGGAGGATGAAGCCTGCTCCCTTGCCGCAGAAGCTCTCCGGGACGGTCTGGCGGATCTTGCCATGAAAGGTGCGGTGCATACGGCAAATTTCAGCAGAGCGATTTTCTACAAGGAGTACGGACTGGTCGAGCCCGGCCGACTTGCCAGCCACATAGGCGCCTGCGAGCTGCCGGGATTCAAAAAAATTCTGTTTCTCACCGACTGTGCCATAAATATCAGCCCGGATTATGATGATAAACTGATTATTCTCAAAAATGCCCTGGAAACCCTCCGGGGACTGGGAGTGAAGGTTCCGAAAGTAGCTCTGGTTGCTCCGGTTGAAACGGTGAACCGGAAGATACCGGCAACCGTGGATGCTGACAGAATGGTGCAGGATTATAATGAGGGCCTTCTCACTGAAGAGCTGGGTCCAGCGGTGATCGAGGGTCCCTTCGGGCTGGATGTTGCCCTGTCCGCCGAGGCAGCCAGGACGAAGGGAATCGAAAGCAGGGTAGCCGGTGATGCGGATATTCTTCTTTTCCCGGATCTGAATACCGGGAATGCGGTGTATAAGGCTTTCACCTACGCCGCAGGGGGAACCATTGCCGGGAATCTCATCGGACCGCGGTCTCCGGTGGTGCTCACGTCCAGGGCGGATGATAACAGAACCAAGCTGCTCTCCCTGAAAATGGGGGTAAGCCTGATTCCCCCTGCCTGATGTGCACGTGCTCATGAGCACCTGCTGGTTTTTGCCTGCGGATTTTCCCGTCCGGCAGGCAGCCCCGGCCCTTCTGGAGGCGGAGGTTCCGCCCTTGCCTCTTTTTTCATATTACCCTTATACTGCACGAACGGCGTTCAGTAATTCCCGCCGAAGTTATGAGGAGACATGGAATGGCCATAGAGGTGCGCCCCGTTGAGGGGAAAAAGGATTTTAAGAAATTTCTGAACTTCCCGTATAAGGTATACCGGGCGAAGACCGGTGAGCCCGGCGGACACTACGACGCCTGGGTCCCTCCTCTGGATATGGACATGAAGCACATGTTCGACCGGAAACACAACGGGCTTTTTGATCACGCAGAGCTGCAGGAGTACCTCGCCTACCGGAATGGAGCCGTTGCCGGAAGGATTGTGGCAATCGTGGATCATGCCTTCTGTGAATATCAGAATACCAAAACCGGCTTTGTGGGATTTTTTGAAGCCTATGATGATGTGGATGTGGCCAAAGCATTGTTCAGCACGGCGGAAGACTGGGTGCGCAGCAAGGGAATGGCCCGGGTTATCGGCCCGATTAACGGGTCCACCAATTATCAGCTGGGCAATCAGATAGACAGTTTCGACACCCTGCCGGTGATCGAGATGCCCTATTCTCCGCCCTATTACGGAAAACTGTATGAAGCCGCGGGCTACGCAAAAGACCAGGATCTGTATTCCTACAAAATGAAAACCACCCTCAAGCTCAGCGATAAAATCACCAGGGTGGCTGAGCTTGCCCGTAAGCGCAGCAAGGTGGAAATCAGAACGGTTGAAATGAAGAATTGGGACCGGGATGTGAATTATGTACGGGAAATCTGGGACGATGCCTGGCGGGACAATTGGGGATACGTACCCTGGAACAAGTCGGAGTTTGATCAACTGGCCGACGGACTGAAAATGGCCATCGACCCCAAGATCACCCTTTTTGCGTATGTTGACGGCAAGCCGGTTGGGTTTGCATTTCCCATTCCCGATCTGAATCCCGTGTTCCACGGCATGAACGGGAAGCTTCTGCCCTTCGGAATTTTCAAGCTTCTGGCAGGAAAAAAGAAGGCGGACAGTATCCGCATTGCCGCTTTCGGCGTGCGAAAAGAGTACCAGAATAAAGGAATTGATGCCCTTTTTGTGTATGAACTGTACACCAGAGGAGTAAAGCAGGGGGTGCGGGGGGCAGAATTCAGCTGGATTCTGGAATCCAATCTCCATCTCCGGAATCTTCTGGAAAACTGGGGTGCGGAGCATTACCGGACCCACCGGGTATACGGCAAAGAATTGTAACAATAGATAATCAATATACAGCGGGATCCCCGGGGAAAATCCCCGATCGGGGATCCCGGAAAAGTTTCAGGTAAGGATGGTTTCTCATGAGTACGGTTTTTCTATTCCCCGGCCAGGGAGCTCAGTATCCGGGTATGGCGCGGGATCTATATGAAGGAAGCGATGAAGTTAAAAATCTTTTTTCCACCGCCTCAGGGGTGCTGAATAAAGATATGGCCGGGCTTCTTTTCGACGGAAGCGAAGAGGACTTGAAGTCCACTGACAACACCCAGGCGGCGGTGACCCTTGCAAATATTTCCGCTTCGGCGGTTCTCAAGGAAAAGGGCGTTACTCCCGCAGCGGTAATGGGATTTTCCGTAGGTGAGTATGCAGCCCTTCATGAAGCTGGAGTGCTGGATACCGAAACCCTGTTCCGCGTGGTTCAGATCCGCGGCGAGGTGATGGAAAAAGGAGCCCGAAAGGCCGACACTGCAGCCGGCCCCAGCGCAATGAGCGCCGTTCTTGGCCTGCCCTTCGAGGAAGCCCGTGATGTGGTATCTCCCATGGCCGGGCAGGGGGTGTTCATCGCCAACCACAGCTCTCCCACCCAGATTGTGATTGCAGGAACTTCCCAGGGACTGGATGCCGCAGAGGCCGCGCTGAACGATGCCGGTGCCATGAAGGTTGTACGCCTGAAAGTCAGCGGCCCGTTTCATTCCCCTCTGCTGGAAGATGCCAGGACAGAATTCGAGGAGCGGATCGGGGAGTTCACCTTTCATGATCCCCGGCTGCCCCTGATTTCCAATGTAAGCGCCACGCCAATCGAAAACGGAGAACAGGCCAGGAAACGGGCCGGTGAGCAGATTGTGTCCATGGTTCGATGGGTGGATTCAGAACAATATCTGCTGGATAAGGGCTTTATTACCGGCGGGGAGCATGATCTGGTAATTGAAGCGGGGCCGGGAAAAGTGCTTTGTGGACTTTGGAAATCTTTTTACAAGGGACTGAGGGGAAAACCCGCAGGAACCCTCGAGGCGATAGAGAAAATTCTCCAGGGCTGATTTTCGGGGGATGAACCCCCGGGCCCGTCCTTAATGCAAGGAGCATATATGAACAAACAGCGCATAGTGATCACCGGGATGGCAACAATTAATCCCCTGGGTGACACCGTTGAAGAGTATTATCAGAACCTTCTGGCCGGTAAATCCGGTGTGAAGAAATGGGAGTCCCTGGATCTGGCCAAATGTGAGAACAGAGTGGGCGGGGATCTGGGCGATTACGATACCAAGGCGGCTCTGGAGCGGCTGAAAGAGGGAATCGGCGAGGCGAAGTTCAAGAAGCTTCGCAAACTGTTCCGCTCTGCAACCTTTTCCTCCAAAACCGCAGTGCTCACATCCCAGAATGCCTGGCTTGATGCCGGACTGGAAGGGGTTGAAATTGACCCCTACATAACCATGGTGGTGGTTGCAGGGCATAACCTGAACTCAAAGTATATCAACCGATTGAGCAAACAGTATGAGGAAGAGCCCGAGTACATGGATCCCCTCAGTTCGGTGGAAGCCATCGATAATAACGTTCCCGCCCTCATCTCCGAGGTCCTTAAAGTTCACGGCCCCAGCTACACGGTGGGTGGAGCCTGTGCAAGCGGCAATCTGGCATTGCGGGATGCAGTACGGGATATCAGATCAGGCGAAGTTGAACGGGCGGTTGTGACCGGAGCCCTCTTCGATGTTGCGGAGCCGGACATTCAGGCTTCGGTGATCATCAACTCGGTGGTAATGGACAAGGAGTTGAACGAGCATCCGGAAACGGCCTGCCGTCCTTTCGATACCCGGCGCAACGGTTTTGTGTACAGCCACGGCTCAGCCGCTTTGGTGGTGGAGAGTCTGGAATCCGCCCTGGCGCGGGGTGCACACATCCACGCCGAGGTGCTTTCGGTGCGGGCGAACGCCAATGCGAACCACCTTCCCATGCCCGGCGCCCAGCACCAGGCATGGGTCATGCGGAAGGTACTGGAAGATGCGGGGGTGAAGCCCGGGCAGGTTGAGTACGCGAACTGCCATGCCACGGGTACGCCCGCCGGAGATAAGCAGGAGATATACGCACTCAGGGAAGTATTCGGCGATCACCTGAAGGAAATGAAAATCAACGCCCCCAAATCCATGCTGGGCCACACCTGTTGGGCAAGCCCTCTTGTTGAGACCATCGGAGGAATCATGCAGATGAACAATTCCCGGCTTCATCCCACCATCAACGTGGATGCACAGGATCCGGAAATTGAAGCTGATGTGTGCGCCGACGGACCAGTGGATTGGGAAGTAAATTATATGCTGAAAAACTCCTTCGGCTT
It includes:
- a CDS encoding 2-oxoacid:acceptor oxidoreductase family protein, which encodes MILSQKEIGSPVVDYPNSLIAMNRPSLLQFVDKVQSGGLIIVNSSVVQDKVERDDLRVIYVPATDMAKDAGLINAANMIVLTLYLLEKEVVDIETLKAVVPLSLKKKEYLDINLRLIEKAAEYHREYKD
- the buk gene encoding butyrate kinase, which translates into the protein MSSAPSVEPDTRQIILVINPGSTSTKLALYEMEGVNLRELEEQSISHQPGEIQSFTAVADQADFRTRAAEEFLSASWKHQGLENDGALQAVIGRGGLLAPLAGGVYRVSSYMLGDLSSGVYGEHASNLGGIIARKIADSAPGRYSPGDGGPVEAYIADPVVVDELMDEARPSGLPGMDRRSIFHALNQKACARKIAGRLKRRYEDCNFIVAHMGGGISVGAHRQGRVVDVNNALDGDGPFSPERCGGLPAGQLMEEVIRSYAETGGVPAIHDPVHRELKKRLVGRGGLVAYLGHSDLRKIQEENSSSGKAGNREYSSELIINSMIHQIAKEVAQHGATLQGDVDGIILTGGLAHSSRIIRGLEAKLSWLGKIFVIPGEGEMEALAENARAALRGDRELKEYDPDQPRQDQKHRQEDR
- a CDS encoding phosphate acyltransferase; the encoded protein is MRLEEFFVPPVKRRVAVPFPYEPALLETTSAAAVEGWAEFLFIGETAKIEELASAAGMDPGHYRCIESTREDEACSLAAEALRDGLADLAMKGAVHTANFSRAIFYKEYGLVEPGRLASHIGACELPGFKKILFLTDCAINISPDYDDKLIILKNALETLRGLGVKVPKVALVAPVETVNRKIPATVDADRMVQDYNEGLLTEELGPAVIEGPFGLDVALSAEAARTKGIESRVAGDADILLFPDLNTGNAVYKAFTYAAGGTIAGNLIGPRSPVVLTSRADDNRTKLLSLKMGVSLIPPA
- a CDS encoding GNAT family N-acetyltransferase — encoded protein: MAIEVRPVEGKKDFKKFLNFPYKVYRAKTGEPGGHYDAWVPPLDMDMKHMFDRKHNGLFDHAELQEYLAYRNGAVAGRIVAIVDHAFCEYQNTKTGFVGFFEAYDDVDVAKALFSTAEDWVRSKGMARVIGPINGSTNYQLGNQIDSFDTLPVIEMPYSPPYYGKLYEAAGYAKDQDLYSYKMKTTLKLSDKITRVAELARKRSKVEIRTVEMKNWDRDVNYVREIWDDAWRDNWGYVPWNKSEFDQLADGLKMAIDPKITLFAYVDGKPVGFAFPIPDLNPVFHGMNGKLLPFGIFKLLAGKKKADSIRIAAFGVRKEYQNKGIDALFVYELYTRGVKQGVRGAEFSWILESNLHLRNLLENWGAEHYRTHRVYGKEL
- a CDS encoding ACP S-malonyltransferase, producing the protein MSTVFLFPGQGAQYPGMARDLYEGSDEVKNLFSTASGVLNKDMAGLLFDGSEEDLKSTDNTQAAVTLANISASAVLKEKGVTPAAVMGFSVGEYAALHEAGVLDTETLFRVVQIRGEVMEKGARKADTAAGPSAMSAVLGLPFEEARDVVSPMAGQGVFIANHSSPTQIVIAGTSQGLDAAEAALNDAGAMKVVRLKVSGPFHSPLLEDARTEFEERIGEFTFHDPRLPLISNVSATPIENGEQARKRAGEQIVSMVRWVDSEQYLLDKGFITGGEHDLVIEAGPGKVLCGLWKSFYKGLRGKPAGTLEAIEKILQG
- a CDS encoding beta-ketoacyl-[acyl-carrier-protein] synthase family protein, whose protein sequence is MNKQRIVITGMATINPLGDTVEEYYQNLLAGKSGVKKWESLDLAKCENRVGGDLGDYDTKAALERLKEGIGEAKFKKLRKLFRSATFSSKTAVLTSQNAWLDAGLEGVEIDPYITMVVVAGHNLNSKYINRLSKQYEEEPEYMDPLSSVEAIDNNVPALISEVLKVHGPSYTVGGACASGNLALRDAVRDIRSGEVERAVVTGALFDVAEPDIQASVIINSVVMDKELNEHPETACRPFDTRRNGFVYSHGSAALVVESLESALARGAHIHAEVLSVRANANANHLPMPGAQHQAWVMRKVLEDAGVKPGQVEYANCHATGTPAGDKQEIYALREVFGDHLKEMKINAPKSMLGHTCWASPLVETIGGIMQMNNSRLHPTINVDAQDPEIEADVCADGPVDWEVNYMLKNSFGFGGLNCCSLIKKWEGA